From one Sulfurirhabdus autotrophica genomic stretch:
- a CDS encoding sodium:calcium antiporter — translation MFGLASAWIQFAVCLVLIGWGGVKLSHYGDVIAEKTGMGGTWIGLILMATVTSLPELVTGVSAVGFANTPDIAVGDVLGSCVFNLLIIVVLDFLYRKESVYTRASQGHVLSAGFGVLLIGFAGFNMLLSANGNMPSFWHVGVYTPIIILIYAVAMRTVFRYEREHMSAAVEGAAERYPGLTLKQASLRYAGAAGMVVAAALWLPFVGKTIATLMEWHESFVGTLFVAFATSVPELAVTIGALRIGAIDMAIGNVLGSNLFDILILAIDDILYLPGPLLSHTSQSHAVTALSAMMMTGVAIIGLLYRPKARVFKTVGWASLFLFSLYLLNTYVIYLYAN, via the coding sequence ATGTTTGGTTTGGCCAGCGCCTGGATTCAATTTGCAGTATGTCTTGTCTTGATAGGCTGGGGTGGCGTCAAGTTGTCTCACTACGGCGATGTGATTGCCGAGAAAACGGGTATGGGAGGGACCTGGATTGGCCTGATTCTCATGGCGACGGTGACTTCACTGCCTGAACTGGTTACCGGGGTGAGTGCGGTTGGCTTTGCCAATACACCAGATATTGCAGTAGGTGATGTCTTGGGTAGTTGTGTGTTTAATTTGCTGATTATTGTGGTGCTGGACTTTCTTTACCGCAAGGAATCTGTTTATACCCGTGCTAGCCAGGGGCACGTACTTTCGGCGGGTTTTGGTGTGTTGTTGATTGGCTTTGCGGGCTTCAATATGTTGCTATCTGCCAACGGTAACATGCCGTCATTCTGGCATGTTGGTGTCTATACACCGATTATTATTCTGATCTACGCAGTGGCTATGCGCACGGTGTTTCGTTACGAGCGTGAACATATGAGTGCGGCTGTGGAAGGTGCGGCTGAACGGTACCCTGGTCTGACGCTTAAACAAGCGAGTTTACGCTACGCCGGTGCTGCCGGTATGGTGGTGGCGGCAGCATTATGGCTGCCATTCGTGGGTAAAACGATTGCTACGTTAATGGAGTGGCATGAGAGTTTTGTGGGAACCCTTTTTGTTGCATTTGCAACTTCTGTGCCGGAGCTGGCTGTCACGATAGGCGCATTACGCATAGGTGCCATTGATATGGCCATCGGCAATGTGCTGGGAAGCAACCTCTTCGATATATTGATTCTGGCGATAGACGATATTTTGTACCTGCCTGGTCCGCTGCTTTCCCATACATCACAGTCCCATGCGGTAACGGCGCTTTCTGCCATGATGATGACGGGCGTGGCGATCATCGGGTTGCTTTACAGGCCTAAAGCCCGGGTTTTTAAAACGGTTGGCTGGGCCAGCCTGTTCTTGTTTTCACTCTACCTGCTGAATACGTATGTGATTTATCTTTACGCTAATTAA
- a CDS encoding calcium-translocating P-type ATPase, PMCA-type, with protein MINQPSHIKSHPSPSWHDMSVEDAARKLKTHAQSGLSAAEAEDRLQQHGPNVLQEKPKRSLLRMIVDQFSDFMILVLIGAAVISGMIGDVKDTIAIVVIVFLNAVIGFVQEFRAERAMAALHAMSAVSAKVLRDGVPLELPASEIVPGDVVMLEAGNIVPADLRLLEVAQLKVDEAALTGESMTVEKHIATLDEKLLPLGDRKNLAYKGTIVTYGRGLGIAVATGMDSELGKIAASLQGAGEIKTPLQKRLAKFGKRLALVVLAICAIVFVVGVMRGESPVLMFLTAISLAVAAIPEALPAVVTISLALGARKMVKQHALVRRLPAVETLGSVTYICTDKTGTLTQNKMQVEEMFVDGQLLREWKDQAHSKVGSLLLKALALSNDASHGRHGKPSGDPTEVALYVAALDAGFEKAVLEVDSPRLLELPFDSDRKRMTTFHQEKQGAVSFTKGAPESVLPRCAGMLTSEGEMVFSVTEMLEAAERMAADGLRVLAVAYRIWPELPSVDQAEEIESNLVLLGLIGMMDPPRHEAKEAVTMCQTAGIVPVMITGDHPATARAIATRLGIISDGGKVITGPALSQLTLAEFETQVLDIRVYARVDPQQKIEIVRALQDKGEFVAMTGDGVNDAPALKRADIGIAMGKGGTDVAREASALVLLDDNFTTIVHAIREGRRIFDNIRKFIKYTMTSNAGEVWTIFLAPFLGLPIPLLPIHILWINLVTDGLPGLALTAEPAEKGIMRRKPRPPQESIFAHGMWQHMLWVGLLMGGVSLVTQAWAIHTGSAHWQTMVFTVLCLSQMGHVMVIRSEKESLFKQGIFSNPLLLGAVVLTFALQMATIYVPFLQPIFKTEALDAYELGLCLALSFVVFLAVEMEKWLVRKGVLYRNGVE; from the coding sequence ATGATAAATCAGCCATCACACATCAAATCTCACCCATCACCTTCCTGGCATGATATGTCGGTAGAGGATGCCGCCCGCAAACTTAAAACCCATGCCCAATCGGGCTTATCTGCTGCAGAGGCTGAAGACCGATTACAGCAGCATGGACCCAATGTACTGCAAGAAAAACCTAAACGTAGCCTGCTGCGCATGATCGTCGACCAGTTTTCGGATTTCATGATTCTGGTGCTGATTGGTGCTGCCGTTATTTCCGGCATGATCGGTGATGTAAAAGATACGATAGCCATTGTCGTCATTGTTTTTCTGAATGCAGTCATTGGCTTTGTGCAGGAATTCCGCGCAGAGCGCGCGATGGCAGCGTTGCATGCAATGTCTGCGGTAAGTGCAAAGGTGTTGCGGGATGGTGTGCCGCTGGAATTACCTGCCAGCGAGATTGTGCCGGGCGATGTCGTGATGCTGGAAGCAGGAAATATCGTCCCTGCAGATTTACGGTTACTGGAAGTTGCGCAACTCAAGGTTGATGAAGCTGCGTTGACCGGTGAGTCGATGACGGTCGAAAAACATATCGCCACGCTGGATGAAAAATTGTTACCCCTGGGTGACCGTAAAAATCTTGCCTATAAAGGCACGATAGTCACTTACGGACGGGGGTTGGGCATAGCAGTGGCAACCGGGATGGATTCCGAACTCGGTAAAATTGCGGCTTCGTTACAAGGCGCAGGAGAAATCAAAACCCCTTTGCAAAAACGGCTGGCGAAATTTGGCAAGCGACTTGCACTGGTTGTATTGGCAATTTGTGCCATTGTGTTTGTCGTGGGGGTTATGCGCGGTGAATCACCAGTGCTCATGTTTCTTACGGCAATCAGTCTGGCGGTAGCCGCTATTCCTGAAGCGTTGCCTGCAGTTGTGACTATTTCGCTTGCTTTGGGTGCGCGTAAAATGGTGAAGCAGCATGCGTTGGTTCGCCGATTGCCTGCGGTGGAAACGCTGGGCTCCGTGACTTATATTTGTACCGATAAAACCGGCACGCTGACCCAGAACAAGATGCAAGTGGAAGAAATGTTTGTCGATGGCCAGTTGTTGCGTGAATGGAAAGACCAGGCGCACAGTAAAGTCGGGTCGCTGCTGTTAAAAGCCTTGGCATTAAGCAATGATGCGAGTCATGGGCGACATGGGAAACCCAGTGGTGACCCGACCGAAGTGGCCTTGTATGTTGCTGCACTGGATGCAGGATTTGAAAAAGCAGTGTTGGAAGTAGATTCACCGCGTTTGCTGGAACTGCCTTTTGATTCTGATCGTAAACGTATGACCACTTTCCACCAGGAGAAGCAGGGCGCAGTCTCTTTTACCAAAGGTGCGCCAGAAAGTGTGCTTCCACGCTGCGCAGGGATGTTGACTTCCGAAGGTGAAATGGTATTTTCAGTAACTGAAATGTTGGAAGCTGCCGAGCGTATGGCAGCTGATGGGCTGCGCGTGCTGGCCGTTGCTTACCGGATTTGGCCTGAACTGCCGAGTGTCGATCAGGCAGAGGAAATAGAAAGTAATCTGGTATTGCTTGGCTTGATCGGCATGATGGACCCGCCCCGACATGAAGCGAAAGAAGCCGTTACCATGTGCCAGACAGCAGGTATTGTCCCGGTGATGATTACCGGCGACCACCCCGCCACCGCAAGAGCCATTGCCACAAGATTGGGCATCATTTCCGATGGCGGTAAAGTCATCACTGGCCCTGCACTTTCTCAGCTCACGCTGGCAGAGTTTGAAACGCAAGTGCTTGATATTCGTGTTTACGCACGGGTTGACCCTCAGCAAAAAATCGAGATTGTGCGTGCCCTGCAGGATAAAGGGGAGTTTGTCGCGATGACAGGGGATGGCGTGAATGACGCCCCCGCATTAAAGCGTGCGGACATTGGCATAGCCATGGGTAAAGGCGGAACGGACGTCGCTCGCGAAGCTTCTGCTCTGGTGCTGCTGGACGATAATTTCACCACCATCGTGCATGCAATACGTGAAGGTCGGCGTATTTTCGACAATATCCGTAAATTCATCAAATACACCATGACCAGTAACGCAGGTGAGGTGTGGACTATTTTTCTTGCGCCATTTTTGGGCTTGCCGATTCCGTTGCTGCCCATTCATATTCTATGGATTAATCTGGTGACTGACGGGTTGCCAGGGCTTGCTTTGACAGCAGAGCCGGCAGAAAAAGGTATTATGCGGCGCAAACCACGCCCGCCTCAGGAGAGTATTTTTGCCCATGGGATGTGGCAACATATGTTGTGGGTGGGATTACTGATGGGGGGCGTTTCGCTGGTTACCCAAGCCTGGGCAATTCATACCGGTTCTGCCCATTGGCAGACCATGGTATTTACGGTGTTATGTTTATCGCAGATGGGGCATGTAATGGTCATTCGTTCTGAAAAAGAATCCCTGTTTAAACAAGGCATTTTTTCTAATCCTTTGTTGTTGGGTGCAGTAGTGCTCACTTTTGCTCTGCAGATGGCAACTATTTATGTCCCCTTTTTGCAGCCAATATTTAAAACTGAAGCACTGGATGCCTACGAACTTGGATTATGCCTGGCTTTATCATTTGTCGTGTTTTTGGCGGTGGAAATGGAGAAATGGTTGGTACGAAAAGGTGTCCTGTACCGGAATGGGGTAGAATAA
- the dmeF gene encoding CDF family Co(II)/Ni(II) efflux transporter DmeF, with the protein MKNLLSADSLKHSHKFDEGNPLAEKNTLRVALLTAAMMIIEIAGGWYYNSMALLADGWHMSSHAVALGLSLLAYVFARKFAHDPRFSFGTWKIEVLGGYTSAIFLVMVAGLMIFQSIERLIAPSPIHYDQAIAIAIVGLLVNLASAWLLKDGHHHHDHSHGHDHHDHHGHHDLNLRSAYMHVIADAATSVLAIFALFGGKLWGASWLDPVMGLVGAALVSVWAYGLLRDTSRVLLDAEMTAPVVEEIREVIAESPIKAEICDLHVWRVGKGKFACILSLAMINDASPEYFREQLSIHEELVHISIEINKVDQSDQPEFAIAG; encoded by the coding sequence ATGAAGAACCTGCTTTCCGCTGACAGCCTGAAACACTCTCATAAATTCGATGAAGGTAACCCGCTCGCTGAAAAGAACACCTTACGTGTAGCCCTGCTGACTGCGGCAATGATGATCATCGAGATTGCTGGCGGATGGTATTACAACTCAATGGCTCTTTTGGCAGACGGCTGGCATATGAGTTCCCACGCTGTGGCACTGGGGCTATCGCTTTTGGCCTATGTTTTTGCCAGAAAATTCGCCCACGATCCGCGCTTTTCTTTTGGCACATGGAAAATAGAAGTACTGGGTGGATATACGAGTGCCATCTTTCTAGTGATGGTAGCAGGTCTAATGATCTTTCAATCCATAGAAAGATTAATTGCGCCAAGCCCGATTCACTATGACCAGGCGATCGCGATTGCCATAGTTGGTCTGCTCGTTAATCTCGCTTCAGCCTGGCTACTTAAAGACGGACACCACCATCACGATCATTCACACGGCCATGACCATCACGATCACCATGGTCACCATGATTTAAACCTGCGATCTGCTTATATGCATGTGATTGCAGATGCGGCGACATCTGTATTGGCGATATTCGCCTTATTCGGCGGGAAATTATGGGGGGCCAGCTGGTTAGACCCCGTGATGGGGCTGGTGGGTGCAGCATTGGTATCTGTATGGGCTTACGGCCTGCTGCGTGATACTAGCCGAGTACTATTAGATGCAGAGATGACTGCGCCTGTTGTGGAAGAGATACGAGAAGTGATTGCTGAATCACCCATCAAAGCCGAAATTTGTGACTTGCACGTATGGCGTGTGGGAAAAGGCAAGTTCGCATGTATTCTCAGCCTGGCGATGATCAATGACGCTTCACCTGAATACTTCAGGGAACAGCTAAGCATTCATGAAGAGTTAGTCCATATCTCTATTGAAATAAATAAAGTAGACCAATCCGATCAACCCGAATTTGCTATCGCAGGATAA
- a CDS encoding GGDEF domain-containing protein produces MLRIHELIDYRPTKVTKYLLVAVIIALVFLVGYIHEITGAKIEMHSFYMIPVVIATWYIGLFAGVLVVVISSLDWLGVEAMKNTHGMLTWEMLVSESIRVTILLMLVFVLTKLRLALKRESELARRDVLTKLANRRAFFEAANIELARAKRYGYPLTAIMIDLDNFKLVNDEQGHEVGDVLLSYVANILNSNIRSSDFAGRLGGDEFVILLPETGEDSAEVIAKKLQNELLAGMKLHQWPVTFSIGVATFVLSPKDVGEMLKCADRLMYEVKQGGKNQVKCATIQGNSLLPKKETNQEI; encoded by the coding sequence GTGTTACGTATTCATGAATTAATCGATTACCGCCCCACCAAGGTGACAAAGTATCTATTGGTAGCGGTTATCATCGCGCTGGTTTTTCTGGTTGGCTATATCCATGAGATAACCGGCGCCAAGATCGAAATGCATTCTTTTTATATGATTCCGGTTGTGATTGCTACCTGGTACATTGGGTTATTTGCTGGCGTACTGGTGGTGGTAATCAGTTCTTTAGACTGGTTGGGTGTGGAAGCAATGAAAAATACTCATGGGATGCTTACATGGGAAATGCTTGTCAGTGAATCGATTCGGGTAACGATTTTATTGATGCTGGTTTTTGTGCTGACTAAACTGCGTTTAGCACTGAAACGAGAATCAGAGCTTGCAAGGAGAGATGTGTTAACCAAGTTGGCGAACCGGCGTGCTTTCTTTGAAGCAGCGAATATAGAATTAGCACGGGCAAAACGCTATGGATACCCTTTGACAGCTATCATGATTGATCTGGATAACTTCAAGCTGGTAAATGATGAACAAGGCCATGAGGTGGGTGACGTATTGTTGTCTTATGTAGCGAATATTCTGAATAGTAATATCCGTTCGTCGGATTTTGCTGGAAGATTGGGAGGGGATGAATTTGTGATTTTACTACCTGAAACCGGTGAAGATTCAGCAGAGGTCATCGCTAAAAAATTACAAAATGAATTGCTGGCTGGTATGAAATTGCATCAATGGCCGGTGACCTTCAGTATTGGTGTGGCGACCTTTGTCTTGTCGCCAAAAGATGTAGGGGAAATGCTGAAATGTGCGGACAGATTGATGTATGAAGTTAAGCAAGGTGGCAAAAATCAGGTGAAGTGCGCAACAATTCAAGGAAATTCCCTTTTGCCCAAAAAAGAAACTAACCAAGAAATATAG
- a CDS encoding metal/formaldehyde-sensitive transcriptional repressor, with protein MSHTAKDRKKLLTRVRRIKGQVEAMETALNEQPDCAAVLQQIASIRGAVNGLMAEMLEGHIREHLGLDVVQPEQRQKELEQVVSVIRSYLK; from the coding sequence ATGTCACATACAGCTAAAGACAGAAAAAAATTACTGACTCGTGTCCGGCGCATAAAAGGTCAGGTAGAGGCCATGGAAACAGCATTGAATGAACAACCGGACTGCGCGGCAGTGCTTCAGCAGATCGCCTCGATACGGGGTGCGGTTAATGGGCTGATGGCAGAAATGTTAGAGGGGCATATTCGTGAGCACCTGGGTTTGGATGTTGTGCAGCCTGAGCAGCGACAGAAGGAATTGGAACAGGTAGTCAGTGTGATACGGTCTTATTTGAAATAG
- a CDS encoding tRNA threonylcarbamoyladenosine dehydratase: MKTIPPQFERTHILLGDEGIALLASKHIFVAGLGGVGSYCAEALARAGIGRLTLVDHDKISTSNINRQLPALLSTVGQSKAELMQARINDINPECEVVIHRAFLTTENVHDHVPHDVDYVIDAIDSLACKVALVATSVQRGLKVASSMGAGNKLNPASIQLADISKTSMCPLARVMRKRLQRHGIKKGVLTVFSDEKGSAPLPPEPVDGQGRPRAVNGTISYMPPLFGLMLAGEVIRQLLQVPK, from the coding sequence ATGAAAACAATCCCCCCCCAGTTCGAGCGAACCCACATACTTCTTGGCGATGAAGGCATTGCCTTGCTGGCGAGTAAACACATTTTTGTAGCCGGATTAGGTGGTGTTGGCTCTTACTGTGCCGAAGCGCTGGCTCGTGCAGGAATTGGCCGACTCACTCTGGTAGATCACGACAAGATATCTACCAGCAATATCAACCGTCAATTGCCTGCGCTACTCTCTACCGTTGGGCAATCCAAAGCGGAATTGATGCAGGCGCGTATTAATGATATCAACCCGGAATGTGAGGTGGTAATACATCGTGCATTTTTGACAACGGAAAATGTGCATGACCATGTACCCCATGATGTGGATTACGTGATCGATGCGATTGATTCCCTTGCCTGCAAAGTTGCTTTGGTTGCTACCAGTGTGCAGCGAGGATTAAAAGTGGCTTCCAGTATGGGGGCGGGAAATAAATTAAACCCGGCATCTATTCAGCTGGCAGATATCAGCAAGACCAGTATGTGTCCATTAGCAAGGGTGATGCGCAAACGCTTGCAGCGTCATGGTATCAAAAAAGGAGTGCTGACAGTTTTTTCGGATGAAAAAGGCAGTGCACCACTTCCACCTGAACCGGTAGATGGGCAAGGGCGTCCACGTGCAGTCAATGGCACAATCAGTTACATGCCACCCCTTTTTGGGTTAATGCTGGCCGGCGAGGTGATTCGTCAGCTATTGCAGGTTCCAAAGTAA
- a CDS encoding DUF4124 domain-containing protein, with protein MKKLFALPPIVMGALFMLISNNNVWAEIYKYTDAQGGVHYSQTKPEAQTPTKVMKINTAPANKPEAVTSMTPNEPLTESCEHGDSFTRDKKVFCCNSRCLRDRIEKGLEYSCADPRCHQAASQIKQEITLRDQKEKDEASAKANAIREEKMITARDKKIVDDCNKRHEIYCNNSAENIVKAQQEEAKRIEELDRENREEKIRNRGKNLPRYNKNDIYIN; from the coding sequence ATGAAGAAATTATTTGCATTACCCCCTATTGTAATGGGCGCTTTATTCATGCTTATTTCTAACAACAATGTTTGGGCTGAAATATATAAATACACAGACGCTCAGGGAGGCGTTCACTATTCGCAAACCAAACCTGAAGCACAAACACCAACAAAAGTTATGAAAATAAATACAGCGCCCGCTAATAAACCTGAGGCCGTAACATCTATGACGCCAAACGAACCACTGACAGAAAGTTGTGAACATGGCGACTCATTTACCAGAGACAAAAAAGTATTTTGTTGCAACTCTAGATGCTTACGTGACCGGATTGAAAAAGGGCTGGAATACAGTTGTGCCGACCCACGCTGCCACCAGGCAGCGTCTCAAATAAAACAGGAAATTACGCTGCGAGACCAAAAAGAAAAAGATGAGGCATCAGCAAAAGCAAATGCCATCAGAGAAGAAAAAATGATAACGGCAAGAGACAAAAAAATTGTAGATGACTGCAATAAACGACATGAAATATATTGCAATAATAGCGCTGAAAACATTGTGAAGGCACAGCAAGAAGAAGCCAAAAGAATTGAGGAACTAGATCGAGAAAACCGGGAAGAAAAAATCCGAAATCGTGGCAAAAATCTTCCACGTTATAACAAAAATGATATTTATATTAACTAG
- the mutY gene encoding A/G-specific adenine glycosylase, giving the protein MHEFSSSIIAWQKLHGRHDLPWQKTRDPYRVWLSEIMLQQTQVGTVIPYYARFLERFPDIAHLADADEDVVLQHWSGLGYYSRARNLHRAAKAIAEQHQGQFPHHFEQIIALPGIGRSTAAAISAFAFGKRFAILDGNVKRVLARYFGVEGYPGEKKIENNLWKIAESILPSSDIEVYTQAVMDLGASICSRSRPECPVCPLQKSCVAFRDQRVAELPTRKQKKAIPTKQIGMLMMIHNDELFLEKRPSKGIWGGLWSFPEMAVGEVAEKFSHEQFKVSVQSTETLPILEHTFTHYKLLISPHLLHLGKLSNKGALPNGLWLSIDDAVDAAIPAPVRKLLLQIKGGGI; this is encoded by the coding sequence ATGCACGAATTCTCCAGTAGCATTATTGCATGGCAAAAGCTGCACGGCCGCCATGATCTACCTTGGCAGAAAACCCGCGACCCCTATCGCGTATGGCTTTCAGAAATCATGTTGCAACAAACCCAGGTGGGCACGGTTATTCCTTATTATGCCCGCTTTCTGGAACGCTTTCCTGATATAGCCCATCTTGCAGATGCAGATGAGGATGTTGTATTACAGCATTGGAGTGGTTTAGGATATTACTCGCGCGCGCGTAATTTGCACCGCGCTGCCAAAGCCATTGCCGAACAGCACCAAGGGCAATTTCCTCACCATTTTGAGCAAATCATCGCGCTGCCCGGAATTGGGCGCTCCACTGCTGCAGCAATCAGCGCCTTTGCCTTCGGCAAGCGTTTTGCCATCCTGGATGGTAACGTCAAGCGGGTGCTGGCGCGTTACTTTGGGGTTGAAGGCTATCCCGGCGAAAAAAAAATCGAAAACAATTTGTGGAAAATAGCCGAGTCCATTCTTCCCTCATCTGATATTGAAGTGTATACCCAGGCTGTGATGGATTTAGGTGCGAGTATTTGCTCCCGCAGTCGCCCGGAATGTCCGGTATGTCCCCTGCAAAAAAGTTGCGTCGCTTTTCGCGATCAGCGGGTTGCTGAATTACCTACGCGCAAACAAAAAAAAGCCATACCGACTAAGCAAATCGGGATGCTGATGATGATTCACAACGACGAATTGTTTCTGGAAAAACGACCATCAAAAGGTATTTGGGGTGGGTTATGGAGCTTCCCGGAAATGGCTGTGGGTGAAGTTGCCGAAAAATTCAGTCACGAACAGTTCAAGGTTTCAGTGCAAAGCACAGAGACTTTACCCATTCTTGAACATACGTTTACCCATTACAAATTGCTGATTTCCCCCCACTTGTTGCACCTCGGTAAACTGTCAAACAAGGGTGCACTTCCTAACGGACTGTGGTTGTCAATTGATGATGCAGTAGATGCGGCAATTCCCGCTCCTGTACGCAAGTTGTTGTTGCAGATTAAGGGGGGAGGGATTTAA
- a CDS encoding mechanosensitive ion channel family protein, which produces MQQQLDMFVTSFAAFWQQIAVYTPKLLAALAVLFIGWIVAKLVRTAVRRILQIAHFEKLAQKSGIEEFLQHGEMSITLTGIISEVSYWLVLLIVVVTTSNSLGLQAVASLFNQIALYLPNIIVAILVLVFGTLLARFINRLIFAWLNNLGVNGSLTISTIAEYAVQIFAVFVALEQLNIGTQLITAAFIILFGSICLALALAFGLGGREWAAGVIEKSTSKSSKKPPY; this is translated from the coding sequence ATGCAACAGCAACTAGACATGTTCGTTACATCATTCGCCGCATTCTGGCAGCAAATTGCCGTTTACACACCAAAACTGCTCGCCGCTTTAGCCGTGCTTTTCATTGGTTGGATAGTGGCAAAACTGGTTCGTACCGCAGTACGCCGTATTCTTCAAATAGCGCATTTCGAAAAACTGGCACAAAAATCAGGAATTGAAGAATTTTTGCAACATGGAGAAATGAGTATCACATTGACTGGCATCATCAGCGAAGTAAGTTATTGGCTGGTGCTGTTAATTGTCGTCGTTACCACATCAAACAGTCTGGGCTTACAAGCCGTTGCTTCCCTTTTCAACCAGATAGCCCTGTATCTGCCTAATATTATCGTGGCCATTCTGGTTTTGGTGTTTGGTACTTTACTGGCGCGATTCATCAATCGTTTGATCTTTGCCTGGCTTAACAATCTGGGTGTAAATGGTTCGCTGACGATCAGTACCATTGCAGAATACGCAGTACAGATTTTTGCTGTATTCGTGGCGCTTGAGCAACTGAATATCGGCACACAATTAATCACTGCCGCTTTCATTATTTTGTTTGGTTCAATCTGCCTGGCTTTGGCTTTAGCCTTCGGTTTGGGTGGCAGAGAATGGGCAGCGGGTGTGATTGAAAAATCCACTTCCAAATCCTCAAAAAAACCACCGTATTAA
- a CDS encoding TatD family hydrolase — protein sequence MWIDTHCHLDAAEFEADRDTVMQTALANGVEKIVIPAVEQANFKAVLEVCQRYPQCMPALGMHPMYIHKHRPEHLQLLRDAIAQFKPVAVGEIGLDFFVPDLDPAIQEHYFVEQLKIAKEFDLPVLLHVRRANDQILKQLRRYRVKGGIAHAFNGSQQQANELIKLGFKLGFGGTITYSRALNLRRLVVDLPIEAIVLETDAPDMPPSFAYKQRNSPEYLPQIALEIATLREMELAEFAAMTLRNACEVLGLTN from the coding sequence ATGTGGATCGATACCCATTGCCATCTCGATGCAGCTGAGTTTGAAGCTGATCGCGATACCGTGATGCAAACCGCCCTCGCTAATGGCGTGGAAAAGATTGTGATTCCCGCCGTGGAGCAAGCTAATTTCAAGGCAGTGCTGGAAGTGTGCCAACGTTATCCTCAATGTATGCCGGCATTGGGTATGCACCCCATGTATATCCATAAGCATCGTCCGGAACATCTGCAATTATTGCGTGATGCAATAGCGCAGTTTAAGCCCGTAGCAGTGGGTGAAATTGGGTTGGATTTTTTTGTGCCGGACCTTGATCCAGCAATTCAGGAACATTACTTTGTAGAGCAGCTTAAAATTGCAAAAGAATTTGATTTGCCTGTGCTGCTCCACGTGCGCAGGGCAAATGATCAGATTTTGAAGCAATTGCGCCGTTATCGTGTTAAAGGCGGCATCGCCCATGCTTTCAATGGCAGTCAACAGCAAGCAAACGAACTTATCAAGCTGGGTTTCAAGTTGGGATTTGGCGGGACTATCACCTATTCGCGTGCTTTGAATTTGCGCAGATTAGTTGTGGATTTACCCATAGAGGCCATAGTGCTGGAAACAGACGCACCAGATATGCCCCCCAGCTTTGCCTACAAACAACGTAATAGCCCTGAATATTTGCCGCAAATTGCGTTAGAAATAGCTACCCTGCGGGAAATGGAATTAGCTGAATTTGCGGCTATGACATTGCGTAATGCCTGCGAAGTGCTTGGGTTAACCAATTGA